Genomic segment of Thermoanaerobaculia bacterium:
CCGATGATGACAACATCTTCCGTGAAATCACGGTTTTCGGAGACCCGTTCCCCACCAAGGGCTGAAATGATCTGCCGGGATACATCTTCCAGATCCACGACCCGTTCGCTGAGGTAAGCATCCCCCGCCGACTTCAGGCGGGTTTTAATGTCTTCGGTCACCACATGGACAGCCCATTCCGCATTGGTTCGGTCCGCACGGATCAGATCTTCAATTTTGCTCAGAAATACCTCGTCTTCCAGGAACATCTTGTGAGCAAGAAAGACAGAGGCAAGCTCATCTCCAAAGACACGCCGGGTATGGCTGTGGAGTTCCCGAATATTTACCCGGGCCCGTTCCAGACCTTCACGGAATCGTTTCAGCTCACCGGTAATCTCCGACTCTGTCAGGGTTGAATGGTGAATCTCCATCCCGCCGTGATTGATGATCACAGCTCGCCCGATAGCGATCCCGGGACAGGCAGAGATTCCCCGATGGATCATTCACCTTCCCCGAAATAGTCCAGGATCAACTCTTCCACGGCGTTCATCGCCGACTCTTCATCTTCCCCATCTGTGACTACGGTTATCATCGATCCTTTGGCCGCTGCAAGCATGAGAATGCCCAGAATACTCTTTCCATCAACGGCTTCCCCGTCCTTCGATACGGTCACAGAACATGCATATCGCTTGGAAGTTTCCACAAGTTTCGCTGCGGCACGCGCATGAAGTCCAAGTTTGTTGATGATTTCAATATCCTTCGTGATCATGAGTCCTTCCCGTGTTCATAACTTGCAAATCGAATGCTGTCTTTGGCGCGATGAATCATTTCTTCCAGAATCTGGTGAAAGGGTTCCCGATCAAGGCACATGGTCGCAAACTTCAGCAGAAGCGGAATATTTACGCCGGATATGACCTCGATGACTCGATCCTCCTTTAACAATCTGGCGGCATGGTATGTCGTGCTGCCGTAGGTGTCGTTAAAAATAATCCAGGGTCCCGGTTCTGTCTTCGCCATAGCTTCACGGATAATCGCGTCAACCATCTCTGGATTGCAGGATTTCCAGGGGACGGATACCGGGAAGAGGCACGAGGGATGGCCAAGAATGGTTTCCACGGTCGATACCATTTCATGAGCCAGGTTGCCACAGGTGAGAACCAGACCGCAGGTCATGCTTCTCTCCGATGAATATCCCGATGATGAACCGTAACGTTGAAATGTTTCAACCGGAAAAAGTCTGCCAGCCGCTCCGCGACGGCAACCGATCGATGCCGTCCACCTGTGCAGCCGATCCCGATCCCGAAATAGCTTCGGTGCTCTTTACGGACCTGCTCGACCAGATAGGTCATAAAATCGGTCAGCTTTGCATAAAAATCATGAGTTTCCTCAAAGCTGAATACGTAGTCGCTCACACCCCGGTCCAGACCAGTGAAGGGTTTGAGATCGGGAACAAAATGCGGGTTAGGAAGGAAACGTACATCCATGACAAAATCGACATTCCCGGGATGTCCGTAAGCAAATCCAAAGGAGGTGATCGAGATCAGAAACTGGTTGCCCCGAATGCTCGCATCTCCAAATTCCTGTAAAACCCGGGTTCGAAGCTGATGAACGTTGAGATCAGTCGTTTCGATCAGCGTATCAGCAATGTTACGGATGGGCTCCAGAAAATTTGTCTCGGCCTGTATGGCATCTTCCAGGGTCGCCCCGGTTCCCTGGAGAGGATGGGGTCGACGTGTTACCTGATAACGACGGGAAATGATTTCCGGTTCCGCCCAGAGAAATACCATGAATGCCTGCGGATCCGATGATTTTACTTCTCTCCAAATCCGCTCAAAGTCCTGGGAGTACTGTAAACTGCGGACATCCGCGGATATGGCGATTCGATCCATATTTTTCAGGTGATCTAATAGAGCGGGGATCAGAACGACGGGAACATTGTCCACACAGTAATATCCGATATCTTCAAGCGCGCGGCTCGCATAGCTCTTTCCGGATCCTGAAAGACCCGTTATCAAAAGGATCCGTCTCTCCTTCGATTCAGGAGCGGGCATTTCGAATCAGGTCTTCCTGGAGCTTATCGATGAACTCTTTCGGTTCATCGTAGCCCATGTTCTTAAGAAGCTTGGCTCGTGTTGCGATTTCAACCAGAAGCGCAATATTCCGCCCCGGGCTTACCGGCATTTCAATGAGAGGGATCTCCACATCAAGAATTCGGGCCGATTTGGCATCCGCACCCAGGCGATCATATTCGATCGTTTCATCCCAGTGCTGCAAATCGATAACCAGATCGATTGTCTTTTCAGGGGCGACTGCCGTGACGCCAAACATATGGTGAACGTTGATGATGCCAATTCCCCGAATTTCAAGGCGGTTCCTGATTCGTTCGTTACCGGGCCTGCCAATCAGAACATCATTGGGAAACCTTCGGACCATCACCACATCGTCACTGACCAGCCGATGTCCCCTCTTCACCAGCTCAAGGGCACACTCACTCTTGCCGACACTGCTCTTTCCCGTAATCAGAACTCCAAGTCCATATACATCCACCAGGTCGCCCGAAACGGTTCTACGCGGCGCCAGCTGATCCTGAAGGAAATAGGTCAGCCGTTCAATGAGTCGACCGGACGAGGCGGGGCTCGAGAAGAGAGGAATATCACCAGAATTGCAGGCATCAAGTAATTCTGGAGGGGGGGGGTGGTCACGGCTGAGGACAATCGCACTGATGGACTGCTGACAAAGCGTATCCACCCGCACTTTCCTCTTCTCCTCAGACATGGTCTCCAGATAGTCCAGTTCCATCGTTCCAATGATTTGGACGCGGTTTTCCTTAACAGCTTTTGTGAAACCCGCCAGAGCAAGACCGGGTTTCTGCGGTCTGGGGCGTTCAATGATGCGGTTCAACCCCTCCTTCCCGCCTATCAATCTCAGCTGGAGGTCTTCCAATTCCTTATTCAGAAGAACCCGGGCCGATACGGGTATGGTTTCCTTCATCAGGTGATCTTCTTTTCTTCCTGATTGATAAATTCAAAAAGCTGATTTGCGGAAGAGGCATTCATGAAGTGATGAATGGCACCGGGGGTCCGTAAGATTTTCGATATCCGGGCAAGTACCTGAAGGTGTGGATTCGGTTGATCGGGCGGGGATAGAACGACAAAGAAGAGATGCGCCGGAGCCTTATCCACAGCATCAAAATCGACACCGTTTTGACTCCTGGCCAGAGCTACTTTAACTGAATCGACCTGCCCCGTCTTGCAGTGAGGAATGGCCACTCCGTTTCCAATACCGGTTGAGAGGATCTCTTCCCGGGCCAACAGCTTCTCATATACCTCTTTCTTATCCCTGATCATGCCGGTACTCTCCAGAAAACTTGAAATATCCTTCAGCGCGTCGTTGCGATTCCGGGCATTCAGGTTCCAGAGAATATGCTCCGGTTCAAGAACCTGGTTGAGTTTCATGGTCGTTTATTCAGGAATAATAAGATTGTATTTTCCGTCTTTACGGCGGTGAATAAATCTTACGGCTCCATCGGTCACATCGCGGAATACCAGAATATCGTCCCCACTCTTATCCATGAGGGTCACCGCATCTTCCACACTCAGGGTTCTCACTTCCAGACGGGTCGTAGTAAGCGTCTTTTCCGTTTTCTTTTTCGGTGCCCTGCCGCTCCGGTCAATCACGCTCAACTGCCACTGGCTCTCCATCTTATGGGCTTCGCGACGTTTGCGATCTTTCAGTTTCTTTTTCTTTTTCTCCAGCTGAACATCCAGCTTGTGTACCGCATCCATGAAAGCCTCACGCATATCCAGTCCGGACGCGTGTGACTGTATGACATCGCCATGTTCGTGAACCAGGATCTCCACTTTTTTGTTGGCTTTCAACTCTTCGAGATTGACACGGACCTCGGAAGTATCGTCAAGATACTTCTGAAATTTTTTCAGGCGTTTCTGCACAAAATCCTGAAAGGATTCAGACAGTTCAAACTTTTTTGCATGGAAGTCGATTCTCATGGATCACCTCTCATGATCTGGATTTCTTTCTGTCTTGAGAACTTGGAATCCCCAACTCTTCCCTGTACTTGGCCACAGTCCTTCGAGCCAAGCGGATATGATACCGTGTTTGGATAATCTGCGCAACTTTCGCGTCGCTCAGAGGTTTCCGTTCATCTTCACGCTCAATCACCTCCTGGATGATTTTCTGTACCCTGGAGACGGTCACGTTGGATCCATCGGTTGTCGGCAGTCCCTGGAGAAAGAACATCCTCATTGGAAAAAGGCCACGAGGTGTCTGAATATACTTATTGGACACAACACGGCTGACCGTCGATTCGTGAACGTGGACATCTTCCGCGACAGTCCTCAGGGTGAGTGGGCGAAGGTGATCTTTTCCCTTGTCCAGGAAGTTCCTTTGATACTGCACAATACTGGTAGCCACCCGGTAGAGGGTCCGGTGCCGCTGCTCCACGCTCTTGAGAAGCCAGAGGGCTGATTGAAGTTTTTTACGCAGATAGGAAGCCGTCTCTTCATCTTTCGCGGTATTGGCCTCCCGAAAAAGTCTCAGGTAACGGCGATTGATCCGAAGACGGGGCATTCCATCATCGTTCAGAAAGACAGTATAGTGAACTCCTCTGCGGATCACGTACACCTCGGGTTCCACGTAAACCGGAATGACATTTGAATACTTTCGTCCAGGATAGAGATCCAGGTGGCGAATGGTTTCCCGAACGGCATCCATTTCTTCCTCGTTCAGACCCAGGGCATGACGAATCGTTTCGTAATCCTGGTGAAGAAAGGAGTCCCACTGGTTCTGAATTACTTTTTTAATTACGGGATCCTCGGTCTGCATCATCAGACATTCCTGGTGAGATCGCGCCCCCACGCCGGTGGGGTCCAGTGAATGGATTACCCGCAATGCCGATTCCAGAAGCTCCATGTCCATCCCCGATTCAGCTGCAATATCTTCAAGGGGATCCAGGAGATACCCGTCATCATCCAGGGAAGCGATCAGGATGTGAACCGGTCCGATCAACTCCGGGGGAATATTCATGAGCTGGACCTGCCAGAGCAAATAGTCTACGAGCTTCTGGCTCTCCCGGGAAATATTTTCAATGGGTGCCGCTTCCAGAGGCTCCATGGTGGCGGTAAAGGTCGTCCGGTCTGCGTTATCCAGATAATCCTGGAAGAATGCCTCGATATCCGTATCCATGGGTTCTTCCCTGATATCTTCCGGTTGGGAGGAATCCTTCTCTGTCGTCTGTGGTGGCGGCTCTCCCTCTGTACCCAGAATATCTTCAAGTACGGGGTTGGTCTGAAGTTCAGTAGCCATCAAGTCCCGCAATTCCAGACGGGTCAGCTGCAGAAGTTTTATGGCCTGCTGAAGGGTCGGGGTAAGAATCAGCTTCTGTACGAGGCGCTGTTCAAGCTTGCTTTGAAGTGCCATTCAATTCCTGCCGGGTTCAGCCGGAAAATTCTCAGTGGAGAGAGAAAGTTTCCCCGAGGTAGGCCTGGCGGACCTGAGGGTCATCGGAAAGTTCCATGGGTGTGCCCGATCGGAATATCTCACCATCTTTGATTATATACGCCCGGTCAGTGATTTTCAACGTTTCCCGTACATTATGATCGGTAATAAGAATCCCGATTCCCGCTGATTTTAAATGGTTTACGACGCGTTGAACATCCAGAACCGCCAGAGGATCAACCCCGGCAAAGGGTTCATCCAGTAGGAGAAAGGAAGGGGTCAGGGTGAGAGCCCGGGCAATTTCCACTCTGCGACGTTCTCCCCCGCTGAGCCGGTCGGCTCTCTGGTCAGCGAGATGAAGAACTCCGAGTTCCTTCAGAAGATCCCGGGCAACCTCCATCTGTTCTTTCGGGGGCCGTTTCTGCTGCTCAAGCACACAGAGAAGATTATCCATTACGGTCATTCTGCGGAAAATACTTGACTCCTGGGGAAGATACACGATCCCGTGCTTGGCGCGCATGTACATGGTGGAGTCAGTGATGTCCGAATCATCAAGATGGACTTCTCCGCCGTTCGGAGGGACGAATCCAACGATCATGTGGAACGTAGTCGTCTTTCCGGCACCGTTGGGTCCCAGAAGCCCGACGACCTCTCCACTCAAAAGGTCCATATCGATGCCCTTGACGACCCTGCGTGAACCGTAACGCTTGGACAGGTTCCTAATTGAGAGTCTGTGTGACGGGCTCACCCTTTACCTCCAGTTTGGTACTCCTCCCCTCCCCGATCAGGTACATTTGCCCAGTGGACCGATCCAGGACCATCGTGGACGCAGATACCATTTTACCCTGAGAATCGATAACGCGGGCGGGACAGCCTTCGATAAAGACCGTTTCCGTCCCTCCTTCAATAAAATCTACACGATCCCCCTCCGCCTCAATTCCCTGGGCCAGATCCTTCAGGACTACCCCTCCTGTCAGGGTCACCTCATTCCATGCCCCATTCTCTCCCCGACCCGTCAAGTACTCGGAAACGGCTTCCATGTTTTCCTGTTCCATATGAATATTTCCATTGGCATTCATCCGTCCGCGTTCCTGATCCATTTGAAGAAAATCGCATGAAAGGCGCTCCTGTCCCTCTCCGAAGCGCAGAAGGACAACTTTTTCCTTCGCCTCTACAAAGCGGTTCTGATTAAAAAGAGTTTCACAGCGAAGATCGTATTCGGGTGTCCAGGCATGAACCGTACCTGTGAAGGTCGAGGTTTTCTGTTCGATCATCATCATGGCGTGGTCGGAAGTGACATGCAGGTCTGATGTATCTTCCATCACATGCACGCGTTCATGAATCTGGACCTGCTCACGGTCACGGTTGTACACCATTTTCCCTCCCTGTGCATAGAGCGCCCCATTCCGCAGATCCACCATTTCCCGAAAGGTAAAGGTGTTTTCCAGGGGACGTGCCAGGAGGTATTCGGAATGGACCAGGGTGTTTTCGGTGCAGAGTATGATGTTCCCAAATGCTGTAAATTCCTCAACATCTCCCCGGGGTGTCAGCCGAGCAGTGCCGCTCAGCGCGGAAAGAAAGCTGTCCGCATAGTCAAATTCAAAAGGTTCTACAAGCTCCAGCGTATCGGGACGGCCTTCCCGGTATCGAAGGACCATACCTTCGGAATGGGCGTAATCTTTTCCCCGGGTCCACTCCCCCCCTTCCAATAGATTCACGGCAATCGGCATCTGTCCATTTTTTTGAAAACGGGCTCGAATCACCGGTGCGGTCATATCGGTCTGTGGTGCATCTGATGTCAGCATGGTCAGGTGTCCGCATTCGCCAAAAAGGACATTCTCCTCCTCAATCTCACGAATTTCCAGGGAGTCAAAGGTCCCCACAATATTGCCGATAACCGCGACTGCTCCTTCAGGAAAGGTAAAGGTTTTACTCTTAAGATTGACCTGAAATCCATCGGAAAGGAATACATCCCCCTGCGAACCGTTCATGGAAAATCCTTCATCTACAGTGAGTAAGGACCTCCGTACGTCAACGACTGGCCGGGTCATCCATCCCCAGTATTCTTCACCGTAGGAAAACTGGACATTTTGCAGACCCATCAGGAATCGGGAACGATGACGGTAGGCCATCTCTTCAGTCCAGAGAGTGAGACCGTCTTCTGTGGTCAGCGTGATGTTCCCCTGAATGCCAAAATCCCTGGTATTGGCATCGAAATCCATGGTTCGGCATGCCAGATCCAGAACTGCGCGATCACTGTAAAAGCGAATCGAGACATCCTGCAGATTAAAAGTGTTTTTTGCATATCCTAAGACCCGGCCGGCAGAGAGAGAAAAGACCACTTTCCCCTCTTCGGATTCCTTATACTGAAATCCCTCCGTAAACTGAATGATGCGTTCCTGCAGCGAAGCTGGAATTTCCTCACGGCGCTCACTGAACGCAAGTCTCTGAGGCTTAAAAAGTGTCAGAAGAAGGCCGGCGTACAGGAGGAGACCTGCCATGGAAAGAATTTTTCCTATTTTCTCCTGTCGCCTGTTCACGGAGTCACATACCCTTTCATGGATACACGGGGTGTATGGTTCCAGAAATCGACATGGTAGAGGATGGAACACGATTCGGGAAGCGGAGTGCATTCTTCCCCGTTCCAGAAGATGAAGGGCATCGATCGTACCTGTCCCCGAAGATTCGAACGCAAATGGCCGTTCCCGAATCGCTGAACAGGTGCATCGAGGGTTACCATCGTGGAAGCAAAGAGGGGTTCTCTGTTTCCCGGGCCGCAGGGCTGAAGCTTCTGGAGGTCAGCCAGGAGTTCCGGAGTCAGATCGTCGATGGAGAGAACGGCGTCGACTTCGATGGCAGAAAGCCCATCCGTCCCAATTCGGGCCAGATATTCCTGAAGAGCCAGCGAAAAGGGACCCAGGTCTTTCTCTTCGAGAGATAGACCGATGGCCATGGCGTGGCCCCCGAAAGACAGCAGAAAAGAGGAAAAGGGGTGAATCGCAGCGTGAAGATCCACACCTGGAATACTGCGTCCGCTGCCCTTCAGAGAGGTTCCCTCTTTCGTAAGAAGAATGGCCGGGCGGCCGGTCGATTGAACCACTTTTGCGGCGGCAATGCCCAGGACTCCATAGTGCCAATCCGGGTCATAGAGAACCGCCACAGGATCATCGGATGCTATCCGTTCCAGAGCTTCCCGGGTTACCTGATCCTGTAATCCCTGGCGTAAACGGTTTTCACGGTCCAGCTCCTCGGCGGCATGCCTTGCTGCCTCAGAATCTCGACAGAGAAAATAATCGACAACCCTCCTGGCATCTCCCAGTCTTCCTGCCGCGTTAATTCTCGGACCGATGCGGAAAGTTATGTCTGTGGTTGAGATGGGAAGACGAACACCCGAAACTTTGTAGAGGGCTGTGAGGAAAAGATTGGTGGGTGAATTCAATGCCTTAAGGCCGAGGGAGGTGATCGTGCGATTCTCCCCCAGCAAAGGAACCTGGTCACAGAGGGTTCCCATGGTCGCCAGACGCAGGAAGCTGTCAGGATTGATCGCCAGTTTCCCCATTTCTGCCAGTCCCTGTGCGACTTTCATGGCCACTCCAGCCGCAGCCAGATGTTTTAACGGCTCGGGAGCCTCCACAGCCGGGTTGCACATCAGCACGCCCGGAATAGTCTTTCCGTCACACAGGTGATGATCCAGCACGATGGGATCAAGGCCCTTCTGAATTGCCATATCTAACGACTCATGGGCTGTTGCTCCGTTGTCCGCGGTCAGCAGGAGCCTGGCCCCATGGTGGACGGCTTCATCGACATGAGAAGGGTGGAGCCCATAGCCCTCTTCGAACCGGTGGGGCAGGGAGAAGGTGACCTGTGCCCCGAGTAAGTCCAGAACGGCCTTGATCATCACAAGGGAAGTGATCCCATCCACATCGTAATCCGAGTGAATATGGATGGCTTCCTTCAGTTCCACGGCCTTGAAAAGGCGCCGGACGACATTTTCCGCGGCAGGCCAGAGACTCCAGGGCGTCAGATCCTTGTATTCGGGTGAAAGAAATGCCGCCCGGTTCTCCGATGTCACACCCCGCGAATGGAGAATGGAATCAAAAACGGGTAAATCCTGCGGCCCTTCCGGGATGACCAGCCGGCGCCTACCGGCCGGCGT
This window contains:
- a CDS encoding HPr family phosphocarrier protein, which gives rise to MITKDIEIINKLGLHARAAAKLVETSKRYACSVTVSKDGEAVDGKSILGILMLAAAKGSMITVVTDGEDEESAMNAVEELILDYFGEGE
- the rapZ gene encoding RNase adapter RapZ encodes the protein MPAPESKERRILLITGLSGSGKSYASRALEDIGYYCVDNVPVVLIPALLDHLKNMDRIAISADVRSLQYSQDFERIWREVKSSDPQAFMVFLWAEPEIISRRYQVTRRPHPLQGTGATLEDAIQAETNFLEPIRNIADTLIETTDLNVHQLRTRVLQEFGDASIRGNQFLISITSFGFAYGHPGNVDFVMDVRFLPNPHFVPDLKPFTGLDRGVSDYVFSFEETHDFYAKLTDFMTYLVEQVRKEHRSYFGIGIGCTGGRHRSVAVAERLADFFRLKHFNVTVHHRDIHRREA
- the hprK gene encoding HPr(Ser) kinase/phosphatase; its protein translation is MKETIPVSARVLLNKELEDLQLRLIGGKEGLNRIIERPRPQKPGLALAGFTKAVKENRVQIIGTMELDYLETMSEEKRKVRVDTLCQQSISAIVLSRDHPPPPELLDACNSGDIPLFSSPASSGRLIERLTYFLQDQLAPRRTVSGDLVDVYGLGVLITGKSSVGKSECALELVKRGHRLVSDDVVMVRRFPNDVLIGRPGNERIRNRLEIRGIGIINVHHMFGVTAVAPEKTIDLVIDLQHWDETIEYDRLGADAKSARILDVEIPLIEMPVSPGRNIALLVEIATRAKLLKNMGYDEPKEFIDKLQEDLIRNARS
- a CDS encoding PTS sugar transporter subunit IIA → MKLNQVLEPEHILWNLNARNRNDALKDISSFLESTGMIRDKKEVYEKLLAREEILSTGIGNGVAIPHCKTGQVDSVKVALARSQNGVDFDAVDKAPAHLFFVVLSPPDQPNPHLQVLARISKILRTPGAIHHFMNASSANQLFEFINQEEKKIT
- the raiA gene encoding ribosome-associated translation inhibitor RaiA produces the protein MRIDFHAKKFELSESFQDFVQKRLKKFQKYLDDTSEVRVNLEELKANKKVEILVHEHGDVIQSHASGLDMREAFMDAVHKLDVQLEKKKKKLKDRKRREAHKMESQWQLSVIDRSGRAPKKKTEKTLTTTRLEVRTLSVEDAVTLMDKSGDDILVFRDVTDGAVRFIHRRKDGKYNLIIPE
- the rpoN gene encoding RNA polymerase factor sigma-54 codes for the protein MALQSKLEQRLVQKLILTPTLQQAIKLLQLTRLELRDLMATELQTNPVLEDILGTEGEPPPQTTEKDSSQPEDIREEPMDTDIEAFFQDYLDNADRTTFTATMEPLEAAPIENISRESQKLVDYLLWQVQLMNIPPELIGPVHILIASLDDDGYLLDPLEDIAAESGMDMELLESALRVIHSLDPTGVGARSHQECLMMQTEDPVIKKVIQNQWDSFLHQDYETIRHALGLNEEEMDAVRETIRHLDLYPGRKYSNVIPVYVEPEVYVIRRGVHYTVFLNDDGMPRLRINRRYLRLFREANTAKDEETASYLRKKLQSALWLLKSVEQRHRTLYRVATSIVQYQRNFLDKGKDHLRPLTLRTVAEDVHVHESTVSRVVSNKYIQTPRGLFPMRMFFLQGLPTTDGSNVTVSRVQKIIQEVIEREDERKPLSDAKVAQIIQTRYHIRLARRTVAKYREELGIPSSQDRKKSRS
- the lptB gene encoding LPS export ABC transporter ATP-binding protein: MSPSHRLSIRNLSKRYGSRRVVKGIDMDLLSGEVVGLLGPNGAGKTTTFHMIVGFVPPNGGEVHLDDSDITDSTMYMRAKHGIVYLPQESSIFRRMTVMDNLLCVLEQQKRPPKEQMEVARDLLKELGVLHLADQRADRLSGGERRRVEIARALTLTPSFLLLDEPFAGVDPLAVLDVQRVVNHLKSAGIGILITDHNVRETLKITDRAYIIKDGEIFRSGTPMELSDDPQVRQAYLGETFSLH
- the recJ gene encoding single-stranded-DNA-specific exonuclease RecJ, which produces MINSGPWVSTPAGRRRLVIPEGPQDLPVFDSILHSRGVTSENRAAFLSPEYKDLTPWSLWPAAENVVRRLFKAVELKEAIHIHSDYDVDGITSLVMIKAVLDLLGAQVTFSLPHRFEEGYGLHPSHVDEAVHHGARLLLTADNGATAHESLDMAIQKGLDPIVLDHHLCDGKTIPGVLMCNPAVEAPEPLKHLAAAGVAMKVAQGLAEMGKLAINPDSFLRLATMGTLCDQVPLLGENRTITSLGLKALNSPTNLFLTALYKVSGVRLPISTTDITFRIGPRINAAGRLGDARRVVDYFLCRDSEAARHAAEELDRENRLRQGLQDQVTREALERIASDDPVAVLYDPDWHYGVLGIAAAKVVQSTGRPAILLTKEGTSLKGSGRSIPGVDLHAAIHPFSSFLLSFGGHAMAIGLSLEEKDLGPFSLALQEYLARIGTDGLSAIEVDAVLSIDDLTPELLADLQKLQPCGPGNREPLFASTMVTLDAPVQRFGNGHLRSNLRGQVRSMPFIFWNGEECTPLPESCSILYHVDFWNHTPRVSMKGYVTP